One region of Olleya sp. Hel_I_94 genomic DNA includes:
- the ccoS gene encoding cbb3-type cytochrome oxidase assembly protein CcoS has translation MSVIYILLTVSIIIAIVFFTAFIMAVKNGQFDDGYTPSVRMLFEDELVKTPVKTIKKTKIKNKTNHN, from the coding sequence ATGAGTGTTATATATATTTTACTAACAGTAAGCATAATTATCGCGATTGTGTTTTTTACAGCGTTTATAATGGCTGTTAAAAATGGACAATTTGATGATGGTTACACACCATCTGTAAGAATGCTTTTTGAAGACGAATTGGTTAAAACGCCAGTTAAAACAATAAAAAAAACTAAAATCAAAAATAAGACTAATCACAATTAA
- a CDS encoding Crp/Fnr family transcriptional regulator produces MIFVISGIVYFWYTATKLGMSKCEHCIVRQFNSLNTLTREELVRVSACKTGRVVKKGDIIFREGEALNGIYCIREGVCKLTKLSENGKDQVVKLSVKGGMMGQRSLVSNECSNLTAVALNDMQICFIPKQEILDDLQKNVNFSMDLLKRMAQDLRDADDSLVDMAQKTVKQRLAETLLYVKNKFDNDADGYLALTLSRDDYASIVGTATESAIRILSQFKKEGIISTKGKQIKIEDEQALKRVE; encoded by the coding sequence ATGATATTTGTCATATCAGGTATTGTATACTTTTGGTATACTGCAACAAAATTAGGTATGAGTAAATGTGAACATTGTATTGTCAGGCAATTTAATAGTTTAAACACCTTGACAAGAGAGGAATTAGTGCGCGTGTCTGCATGTAAAACTGGACGAGTAGTCAAAAAAGGTGACATAATTTTTAGAGAAGGTGAAGCATTAAATGGTATTTATTGCATTAGAGAAGGCGTTTGTAAACTGACTAAATTAAGCGAAAACGGTAAAGATCAAGTCGTCAAATTATCTGTAAAAGGTGGTATGATGGGACAACGCTCTTTGGTTAGTAATGAATGTTCTAATTTAACTGCTGTAGCCTTAAATGATATGCAAATTTGTTTTATACCCAAACAAGAAATATTAGATGATTTACAGAAAAATGTAAACTTTTCTATGGATCTTTTAAAACGAATGGCTCAAGATTTAAGAGATGCAGATGATAGTCTTGTGGATATGGCTCAAAAAACAGTAAAGCAACGTTTAGCAGAAACTTTATTGTACGTTAAAAACAAATTTGATAATGATGCAGATGGTTATTTAGCTTTAACATTATCTAGAGATGACTATGCTAGCATTGTTGGTACAGCAACAGAAAGTGCTATTAGAATTTTATCTCAATTTAAAAAGGAAGGCATTATTAGTACCAAAGGAAAGCAAATAAAAATTGAAGATGAGCAGGCTTTAAAACGTGTGGAGTAA
- a CDS encoding cbb3-type cytochrome c oxidase N-terminal domain-containing protein, whose protein sequence is MRHLIPSYVRVPAVFFIIFGLVEFFVDSGDKPAFLEYPIIMLFLLLVLVILIAIEGIVGSIENVLFQSLDEAGKQRYLASQTKVHQFTKLKAVYAKLKGGEKPIEEEHEIILDHNYDGIKELDNNLPPWWLYSWYASMVFAVIYLFNFHVTGSSDTQYEELDNEYAQAKIEIEAYKKTAKNLVDVNSVVLLTDALDLQNGKKIFTENCIACHMADGGGGIGPNLTDKHWILGGSIKNVFQTISEGGRSGKGMVSWKKDLKPLEMAQVASYVLSLQGTTPANPKEAEGDLWQPQGAEDLQIPAEIKDTDVLEVEKSVSMNN, encoded by the coding sequence ATGAGACATTTAATTCCATCATACGTCAGAGTACCAGCTGTATTCTTTATTATTTTTGGATTAGTAGAGTTTTTTGTAGACTCAGGAGACAAACCAGCTTTTTTAGAGTATCCAATAATCATGTTATTTTTATTACTAGTATTAGTGATACTAATTGCAATAGAAGGGATTGTAGGCTCTATTGAAAACGTACTATTTCAAAGTTTAGATGAAGCAGGTAAACAACGCTATTTAGCTAGTCAAACTAAAGTCCATCAATTTACTAAGTTAAAGGCTGTTTATGCTAAACTTAAAGGTGGTGAAAAACCAATCGAGGAAGAGCACGAAATTATTTTAGACCATAACTACGATGGTATTAAAGAGCTAGATAATAACTTACCACCATGGTGGTTATACTCATGGTACGCATCTATGGTATTTGCTGTAATCTACTTGTTTAATTTTCATGTTACAGGATCATCAGACACACAATATGAAGAGTTGGATAATGAGTATGCACAAGCAAAAATTGAAATTGAAGCATACAAAAAAACTGCTAAAAACCTAGTGGATGTTAATTCAGTAGTACTATTAACAGATGCTTTAGACTTACAAAACGGTAAAAAAATATTTACAGAAAACTGTATCGCTTGTCACATGGCAGATGGTGGAGGAGGAATTGGACCAAATCTAACAGATAAGCATTGGATTTTGGGTGGAAGCATAAAAAATGTATTCCAGACAATCTCTGAAGGTGGACGTTCTGGTAAAGGTATGGTGTCTTGGAAAAAAGATTTAAAACCATTAGAAATGGCACAAGTAGCAAGTTATGTGTTGTCTTTACAAGGTACAACTCCTGCTAATCCTAAAGAGGCAGAAGGTGATCTTTGGCAACCACAAGGTGCAGAAGATTTACAAATACCAGCAGAAATAAAAGATACAGACGTTTTAGAAGTAGAGAAATCTGTT
- a CDS encoding CcoQ/FixQ family Cbb3-type cytochrome c oxidase assembly chaperone: MLKFVKNHLDSIAGVEIYPIFSLLIFFGFFVVLFWWVITAKKDYITTVSNLPLDLDNQNETEL; encoded by the coding sequence ATGTTAAAATTTGTAAAAAATCATTTAGACAGTATTGCAGGTGTAGAGATATATCCAATATTTTCATTACTTATATTCTTTGGTTTTTTTGTAGTCCTTTTTTGGTGGGTAATTACCGCTAAAAAAGACTACATCACCACTGTAAGTAATTTACCATTAGACTTAGATAACCAAAACGAAACCGAATTATGA
- a CDS encoding heavy metal translocating P-type ATPase, whose protein sequence is MESKVCYHCGDNCTDTTILIKDKPFCCQGCKTVYEILSESDLTCYYDLQSSPGAIPKEIEGKYDFLSQDKIIEKLVEFDDGKTQIATLYIPHIHCSSCIWILENLNKLNPAVSLSQVNFGKKTVRVSYNTEAFSLKQLVLLLSSVGYEPYISLDDYKTGQENVNRSLIYKLGVAGFAFGNVMFLSFPEYFEVNEFWLEQYKHVFRWIMFAFSLPVVFYAAQDYFISAFKAIKTKILNIDIPIALGVVVLFLRSTAEIVFDIGSGFFDSLTGLVFFLLLGKFFQQKTYSFLSFERDYKSYFPIAVTKIFNNEEVPVQVYDIKKGDRLLIRNQELIPVDGILINGNARIDYSFVTGESETVKKSSGDKLFAGGKQTSGVIEMEAIKSVEQSYLTQLWSNDVFSKNKEDGFTTLTNAISKRFTIAVLSIAFIATAYWMFADSSKALNVFTAVLIIACPCAIALAAPFTFGNLLRIFGKKKFYLKNASVLEQLAHIDTVIFDKTGTITSNKKSDAKYEGVPLSLDEEVLLKNTLRGSNHPLSRGLYDILKDNDIVTLDYFEEHLGQGIEASHATQNIKIGSAKFVGFNNDSTVLNTAVHISTNKGYKGKYTFYNSYRKGLSKLFNKLKKHFDLVILSGDNEGELENLKKLLPAKTKMLFNQKPDDKLEYIKYHQSEGAKVLMVGDGLNDAGALAQSNVGIAISENVNVFSPACDAILDATKFNQLYQYIKASKSAIKIIKWSFLLSLFYNVIGLYFAVTGQLAPVIAAILMPLSSISIVIFTTLATNWIGRKIK, encoded by the coding sequence ATGGAATCAAAAGTATGTTATCATTGTGGCGATAATTGTACAGATACAACAATACTAATAAAGGATAAACCCTTTTGTTGTCAAGGTTGTAAAACAGTTTATGAAATCTTGTCTGAAAGTGACTTAACATGTTACTACGACTTACAATCGTCTCCTGGAGCAATACCAAAGGAGATAGAAGGTAAGTATGATTTTTTATCGCAAGATAAAATTATAGAGAAGTTAGTCGAGTTTGACGACGGTAAAACTCAAATAGCTACACTTTATATTCCGCATATTCATTGTAGTTCTTGTATATGGATTTTAGAAAATCTTAATAAATTAAATCCAGCAGTTTCTTTATCTCAAGTCAATTTTGGTAAAAAAACAGTACGAGTTTCTTATAACACCGAAGCTTTTTCGCTTAAACAACTAGTCCTTCTATTAAGCTCTGTTGGATATGAACCCTACATTAGTTTAGACGATTATAAAACAGGACAAGAAAATGTCAACCGTAGTTTAATTTATAAATTAGGCGTTGCAGGTTTTGCTTTTGGTAATGTGATGTTTTTATCATTTCCAGAATATTTTGAGGTAAATGAGTTTTGGTTAGAGCAATACAAGCATGTCTTTAGGTGGATTATGTTTGCGTTTTCATTACCTGTTGTGTTTTATGCAGCTCAAGATTATTTTATTTCGGCTTTTAAAGCTATAAAAACTAAAATATTAAACATAGATATTCCAATAGCTTTAGGCGTTGTTGTTTTGTTTTTAAGAAGTACTGCCGAAATTGTTTTTGACATAGGCTCTGGTTTTTTTGATAGTTTAACAGGTTTAGTTTTCTTTTTATTATTAGGAAAGTTTTTTCAGCAAAAAACCTATTCGTTCTTGTCTTTTGAGCGCGATTACAAGTCGTATTTCCCCATAGCAGTAACTAAAATTTTTAATAACGAAGAAGTGCCAGTTCAAGTATATGACATTAAAAAAGGAGATCGATTATTAATAAGAAATCAAGAATTAATTCCGGTTGATGGTATATTAATTAACGGAAACGCAAGAATCGATTACAGCTTTGTAACAGGTGAGTCCGAAACGGTTAAGAAAAGTTCTGGAGACAAGTTATTTGCAGGCGGTAAACAAACCTCTGGTGTTATAGAAATGGAGGCCATAAAATCTGTAGAACAAAGTTACCTGACACAATTATGGAGTAACGATGTTTTTAGTAAAAATAAAGAGGATGGTTTTACAACCCTAACCAATGCGATTAGTAAACGTTTTACAATTGCTGTTTTAAGTATTGCCTTTATAGCTACAGCATATTGGATGTTTGCGGATAGCAGTAAAGCTTTAAATGTCTTTACAGCAGTATTAATTATCGCTTGTCCATGCGCAATTGCTTTAGCAGCTCCTTTTACTTTTGGTAATTTGTTACGCATTTTTGGAAAAAAGAAATTTTACCTTAAAAACGCTTCTGTTTTAGAACAATTAGCACATATCGATACTGTTATTTTTGATAAAACAGGAACCATTACGTCTAATAAAAAAAGTGATGCAAAATATGAAGGTGTGCCATTAAGTTTGGATGAGGAAGTATTATTAAAAAATACCTTAAGAGGCTCAAACCATCCTTTAAGTAGAGGGTTGTATGATATTTTAAAAGATAATGATATTGTAACCTTAGATTATTTTGAAGAACATTTAGGGCAAGGTATTGAGGCGTCTCATGCGACCCAAAATATAAAAATTGGTTCGGCTAAATTTGTAGGTTTTAACAACGATAGTACAGTTTTAAATACTGCAGTACATATTAGTACAAATAAAGGTTACAAAGGAAAATATACATTTTATAATAGTTACCGTAAAGGCTTGTCTAAGTTGTTTAACAAACTTAAAAAGCACTTTGACTTAGTGATTTTGTCTGGAGATAATGAAGGTGAATTAGAAAACCTTAAAAAGCTTCTGCCTGCTAAAACAAAAATGCTATTCAATCAGAAGCCAGATGATAAGTTAGAGTATATTAAATACCATCAATCAGAAGGTGCAAAAGTATTGATGGTTGGAGACGGTTTAAACGATGCTGGTGCTTTGGCACAAAGTAATGTTGGAATAGCAATTTCAGAAAATGTTAATGTATTTTCTCCTGCTTGTGATGCTATATTGGATGCTACAAAGTTTAACCAATTGTATCAATATATAAAGGCTTCTAAAAGCGCTATAAAGATTATAAAATGGAGTTTTTTATTATCATTATTCTACAATGTTATTGGTTTGTATTTTGCAGTAACAGGACAGCTAGCTCCTGTAATTGCAGCTATTTTAATGCCTTTAAGCTCGATTAGTATAGTCATATTTACAACACTTGCAACCAATTGGATTGGACGTAAAATAAAGTAA
- the ccoN gene encoding cytochrome-c oxidase, cbb3-type subunit I, which translates to MEMQQFYYDNKIVKKFLYATILWGVVGMLVGLLLAYMFLFPNMTDGISWLSFGRLRPLHTNAVIFAFVGNAIFAGVYYSTQRLLKARMFSDLLSNINFWGWQLIIVGAAITLPLGYSTSKEYAELEWPFDIAIALIWVAFGANLIGTMLKRRQRHLYVAIWFYIATFVTVAVLHIFNSLELPVSLTGMKSYSVYAGVQDALVQWWYGHNAVAFFLTTPFLGLMYYFVPKAANRPVYSYRLSIVHFWSLIFIYIWAGPHHLLYTALPEWAQNLGVAFSVMLLMPSWGGMINGLLTLRGAWDKVRVDPVLKFMVVAITGYGMATFEGPMLSLKNVNAIAHFTDWIIAHVHVGALAWNGFLTFGMIYYLVPKLFKTKLYSLALANLHFWIGTLGIIMYALPMYVAGFTQASMWKQFNPDGNLKYGNFLETVSEIIPMYWMRAIGGTLYLTGMLILVFNVIATIRKGSVVEDELAEAAALQRVSKKRVSGEGWHTWLERKPIRLTIGATIAILIGGIVQIVPTIMVKSNIPTISSVKPYSPLELEGRDIYIREGCVGCHSQMVRPFRSEVERYGEYSKAGEFVYDHPFLWGSKRTGPDLHRVGGKYNDNWHFNHMYDPQSTSSGSIMPAYKWLIDNTLDKSQIEAKMEVMVKLGVPYTEEDIANAQAQMLEQGTQIEKNLYSDPDFAKAYEDSKKNGGADFVEMRNREIVAVIAYLQRLGTDIKVDTVEETTVQK; encoded by the coding sequence ATGGAAATGCAGCAATTTTATTACGATAACAAAATCGTTAAAAAGTTTCTTTACGCTACCATCCTCTGGGGAGTTGTTGGTATGCTTGTAGGGCTACTTTTAGCTTACATGTTTTTATTCCCAAATATGACAGATGGGATTTCATGGCTTAGCTTTGGTCGTTTAAGACCATTACACACCAATGCGGTGATTTTCGCGTTTGTGGGTAACGCTATATTTGCAGGAGTGTATTACTCGACACAACGTTTACTTAAAGCTAGAATGTTTAGCGACTTGTTAAGTAATATTAATTTTTGGGGATGGCAATTAATAATTGTTGGAGCAGCCATTACGTTACCTTTAGGTTACTCGACATCTAAAGAATATGCCGAGTTAGAATGGCCTTTTGATATTGCTATTGCCTTAATTTGGGTTGCTTTTGGTGCAAACCTTATTGGTACAATGTTAAAGCGTCGTCAACGTCACTTATATGTTGCTATCTGGTTTTACATCGCTACGTTTGTAACTGTTGCAGTACTACATATTTTTAATAGTTTAGAGTTACCTGTTAGTTTAACTGGTATGAAAAGTTACTCGGTTTACGCAGGTGTACAAGATGCTTTAGTACAATGGTGGTATGGACATAATGCGGTTGCCTTTTTCTTAACAACACCTTTTTTAGGTTTGATGTATTACTTTGTACCTAAAGCTGCTAATAGACCTGTGTATTCATACAGACTATCCATTGTACACTTTTGGTCGTTAATCTTTATTTATATTTGGGCTGGACCACACCATTTATTATACACTGCTTTACCAGAATGGGCTCAAAATTTAGGAGTTGCATTTTCTGTAATGTTATTAATGCCTTCTTGGGGAGGAATGATAAATGGATTATTAACCCTTCGTGGTGCTTGGGATAAAGTACGTGTTGATCCAGTACTTAAATTTATGGTTGTTGCAATTACTGGTTATGGTATGGCAACATTTGAAGGACCAATGTTATCGCTTAAAAATGTAAATGCAATTGCACACTTTACAGATTGGATTATTGCACACGTGCACGTTGGTGCATTAGCGTGGAATGGGTTTTTAACATTTGGTATGATTTACTATTTAGTACCAAAATTATTTAAAACAAAATTATACTCATTAGCATTAGCAAATCTACATTTTTGGATAGGTACTTTAGGTATTATTATGTATGCCTTACCAATGTATGTAGCAGGTTTTACACAAGCTAGTATGTGGAAGCAGTTTAATCCTGATGGAAATTTAAAATATGGTAACTTTTTAGAAACTGTATCAGAGATTATACCAATGTATTGGATGCGTGCAATAGGTGGTACGCTATACTTAACAGGAATGTTAATCTTAGTATTTAACGTTATTGCAACTATTAGAAAAGGTAGTGTTGTTGAGGATGAATTAGCAGAAGCTGCTGCGTTACAACGTGTATCTAAAAAACGTGTATCTGGAGAAGGATGGCACACATGGTTAGAGCGTAAGCCAATAAGATTAACTATTGGAGCAACTATCGCTATTTTAATTGGAGGGATTGTGCAAATTGTACCAACAATTATGGTTAAATCTAATATACCAACTATTAGTAGTGTTAAACCATACTCTCCATTAGAGTTAGAAGGTCGTGATATATATATACGTGAAGGTTGTGTTGGATGCCACTCACAAATGGTTAGACCATTTAGAAGTGAAGTAGAGCGATACGGAGAATATAGTAAAGCAGGAGAGTTTGTATATGACCATCCATTTTTATGGGGAAGTAAGCGTACAGGTCCAGATTTACATCGAGTAGGTGGTAAGTATAACGATAACTGGCACTTTAACCATATGTATGATCCACAAAGTACCTCTTCAGGTTCTATTATGCCAGCTTACAAATGGCTAATTGATAATACTTTAGATAAATCTCAAATTGAGGCTAAGATGGAAGTTATGGTAAAACTAGGTGTACCATATACAGAAGAAGATATTGCAAATGCACAAGCGCAAATGTTAGAACAAGGAACGCAAATTGAAAAAAATCTTTATAGTGATCCTGATTTTGCAAAAGCTTATGAAGATAGCAAGAAAAACGGAGGAGCAGATTTTGTTGAAATGCGTAATCGTGAAATTGTAGCTGTTATAGCTTACTTACAACGTTTAGGTACAGATATAAAAGTAGACACAGTAGAAGAAACAACAGTACAAAAATAG